A portion of the Choristoneura fumiferana chromosome 20, NRCan_CFum_1, whole genome shotgun sequence genome contains these proteins:
- the LOC141439235 gene encoding uncharacterized protein gives MLHYWLLLSWFGSASLQFIDVGSAPEPVLDPLGTSVNIPMPYVNYINLPPQGELSYQHDTLSNTDNYNQFYQRDELQPNERKRRMTEDEQRNWLPNLLDSDKTLYARNEEKTNSSPFIIEAFSGAVVEDNATDALKPMKKRSFSPWGGKRSDDGGNIEQMWSWKRAAVREPSMPKRVRFSPWGGKRSGQMIYKPGNKASRVIYSTSIPELTRIVSNYSPTGERFDIAGFRFRPTLDKRHPVKILALAQSSHIRDALPFKRFMDPLPSMFKPGHPYLDVNLKKDGKRKVKFSAWGGKRSPPIIGPIWTPAPQNVKESSLDAILLIRTTDNKDEILTKAL, from the coding sequence ATGCTGCACTACTGGCTCCTGCTTTCCTGGTTCGGCTCCGCTAGCCTCCAGTTCATCGACGTCGGCTCCGCCCCTGAGCCAGTCCTGGACCCCCTCGGCACCAGCGTCAACATCCCAATGCCCTACGTAAACTACATAAACCTCCCCCCACAAGGCGAGCTATCATACCAACACGACACCTTAAGCAACACAGATAACTACAACCAGTTCTACCAGCGCGACGAACTACAACCAAATGAACGGAAACGAAGGATGACCGAGGACGAACAGAGAAACTGGCTACCGAACCTTCTAGACTCCGACAAAACGCTATACGCAAGAAATGAGGAGAAAACGAACAGCAGTCCGTTTATTATCGAAGCTTTCTCCGGCGCAGTTGTTGAAGATAATGCCACTGACGCCTTAAAGCCTATGAAAAAGAGGAGCTTCAGCCCTTGGGGCGGCAAGAGATCAGACGATGGTGGAAACATTGAGCAGATGTGGTCGTGGAAGCGAGCGGCGGTGAGGGAACCGAGCATGCCGAAGAGGGTACGCTTCAGCCCTTGGGGGGGAAAGCGGAGCGGACAGATGATATACAAACCAGGCAATAAAGCCTCAAGGGTTATATATTCCACTTCGATACCAGAACTGACGCGGATTGTTTCTAACTACTCGCCTACCGGTGAGCGGTTCGACATTGCTGGTTTCCGCTTCAGACCGACTTTGGACAAGCGGCATCCTGTCAAGATACTTGCTCTAGCGCAGTCATCTCACATCCGCGACGCGTTGCCCTTCAAAAGGTTCATGGATCCCCTTCCAAGCATGTTCAAACCTGGGCATCCGTATTTGGATGTTAATCTAAAGAAAGATGGCAAAAGGAAGGTGAAGTTCAGCGCGTGGGGAGGCAAGCGGTCGCCGCCCATTATCGGGCCGATATGGACTCCTGCGCCGCAGAACGTTAAAGAGTCTTCATTAGACGCTATCTTACTAATCAGGACCACAGACAACAAGGACGAGATACTGACGAAAGCACTGTAA
- the LOC141439237 gene encoding putative peptidyl-prolyl cis-trans isomerase dodo, which produces MSQDSEAPLPEGWEMRTSRSTGMTYFLNSYTKKSQWERPEAPADPGEIRCSHILVKHADSRRPSSWRDEKINRSKDEALDALKSYRKQIVSKNAQFVDIATKYSDCSSAKRAGDLGMFGRGQMQAPFEEEAFKLKIGQLSKPVETASGYHVILRTV; this is translated from the coding sequence ATGTCTCAGGACAGCGAGGCGCCGCTTCCCGAGGGTTGGGAGATGAGGACCAGTCGGTCGACCGGAATGACCTATTTCCTCAACAGCTACACGAAGAAATCCCAGTGGGAGCGTCCCGAGGCCCCTGCGGACCCTGGAGAGATCCGTTGTAGCCACATCCTTGTCAAACACGCTGACAGCCGCCGTCCTTCCTCCTGGAGAGATGAGAAGATAAACCGAAGCAAAGATGAAGCTCTAGATGCTCTGAAAAGCTACCGGAAGCAAATTGTTTCCAAAAACGCTCAGTTTGTCGACATTGCTACTAAATATTCAGATTGCTCGTCAGCCAAACGCGCTGGGGACTTGGGTATGTTTGGAAGAGGCCAAATGCAAGCACCATTTGAGGAAGAGGCATTTAAGCTGAAGATCGGACAATTGAGTAAGCCCGTTGAGACTGCATCGGGGTACCATGTCATTTTAAGAACAGTGTAA
- the LOC141439437 gene encoding uncharacterized protein → MVSKSVVNVKIASLHDPEYEVEIHAFVLGKLTSALPDKRVVVELWSELSGLELADPSFNVPGKIDMLLGADVYGRILLDGIIKAPLGAPIAQRTTLGWILSGPIHFDVLDLHKNICVNHIHVDENELLKKFWELEADNFVTDPKQNYTDEEKKCEETFAATTTSDSTGPFLNSSPSCQHGNFEAIVTRRFNKIERRFAKDTQIKKHYAEVINECIDLGHAEIVPKEEQDKAGVVILPHYPVVQENITATKLRVVFNASYPGTNGVLPQQDLLNKHFEEELANLKEKKKISKKSKLTSLTPWIDVPIPIPLTTDHFVVSEPLVLDLDSNYEALNKQSVM, encoded by the exons ATGGTTTCCAAGTCGGTGGTGAATGTGAAGATAGCATCACTTCATGATCCTGAATATGAGGTTGAGATTCATGCTTTTGTGTTGGGCAAACTCACTTCGGCTCTACCTGATAAAAGAGTGGTTGTGGAGTTATGGTCAGAGTTGTCAGGTTTAGAACTAGCTGATCCGTCATTCAATGTTCCAGGCAAAATTGATATGCTGCTGGGAGCGGATGTTTATGGACGGATACTGCTCGATGGTATCATCAAAGCTCCATTGGGAGCACCCATCGCCCAACGAACCACTTTGGGCTGGATCCTTTCTGGGCCGATTCATTTCGATGTATTggatttacacaaaaatatctgCGTTAACCACATTCATGTAGATGAAAACGAGCTGCTCAAAAAGTTTTGGGAGCTCGAGGCAGATAATTTTGTGACGGATCCCAAGCAGAACTACACCGACGAGGAGAAGAAGTGTGAGGAAACATTTGCTGCTACTACAACAAGTGATAGCACAGGTCCATTTCTTAATTCAAGTCCCAGTTGTCAACACGGCAACTTTGAAGCTATAGTTACTAGACGCTTCAATAAAATAGAAAGAAGATTTGCTAAAGATACTCAAATCAAGAAACACTATGCAGAAGTGATAAACGAATGCATTGATCTTGGTCACGCGGAGATTGTGCCAAAAGAAGAACAAGACAAAGCTGGTGTTGTTATTTTACCTCATTATCCAGTGGTCCAAGAGAATATAACAGCAACGAAGCTTCGTGTTGTGTTTAACGCTTCGTATCCTGGAACCAACGGTGTCTTACCACAACAAGACCTGTTA AATAAACACTTCGAAGAAGAGCTGGCAAAcctgaaagaaaagaaaaagattaGTAAAAAAAGCAAACTTACCTCGTTGACTCCTTGGATTGATGTTCCTATACCAATACCATTAACAACTGATCATTTTGTGGTAAGCGAGCCTCTTGTGCTGGATCTAGACTCCAACTATGAagctttaaat AAACAGTCAGTTATGTGA